In Microcoleus sp. FACHB-672, one DNA window encodes the following:
- a CDS encoding WD40 repeat domain-containing protein, with protein MSLSASITAIIQNAFFSFLKLCNTAHRLEIAEYIALICSIVGLIAALISGQIIFAVVPLTSSVALNLLNRYRYDRLNSRRTSAAIMRVQQQFAEEMQLLQASVPGIPASSPLPDSARGPQTYPTGSTEMPKKPASPQEAPDLTPIYQNIAQLQEECATVQESVSSVIHYLNSASVVERVDRLERTMTQLSERLASLANQIETAMQRRWDDKQQPPAPAAEQPRASKKKKSAAAPELSQKEPAAPTAVAEATAPQPTAKSILLPSFVSQSLNQNWRCVRTLTGHTDWVSGLAISADGQHLVSGSFDKTLKIWQPHTGELLHTLSAHTKGIFSVAITPDSQIVASGSWDETIKLWKLETGELMDTLAGHSGSVRSITISPDGKMLASGSFDETIKLWELNTGVLQSRLTDYSGPVYALQFSPNGEFLASGGGDGLIHLWQMHTGEHIGTLTGNLDFVWSLSFSPDTSYLASGNGNGTVKLWELDTGDLIATLAEHSGPVYSVAFTPDGQTLLSGSADGTVKIWDRASGKRVHTLAEDSKPAISLSISPSGQLLAIGSANGTIKIWQRD; from the coding sequence ATGAGCCTTAGCGCGTCTATCACTGCAATAATTCAGAACGCTTTCTTCAGCTTTCTTAAACTGTGCAATACTGCTCATCGGCTAGAGATAGCAGAGTATATTGCACTCATTTGCTCAATCGTTGGGTTAATTGCGGCTCTCATATCCGGGCAGATCATCTTTGCCGTTGTTCCCCTAACGAGTTCCGTCGCGCTGAACCTACTCAACCGTTACCGCTACGACCGGCTCAATTCACGGCGGACGTCGGCGGCCATTATGCGGGTGCAGCAGCAATTTGCCGAAGAGATGCAACTGCTACAAGCCTCAGTGCCAGGAATACCGGCGTCCTCCCCACTGCCTGATAGCGCTCGTGGCCCCCAGACCTATCCTACAGGAAGCACCGAGATGCCAAAAAAACCTGCCTCGCCACAGGAAGCGCCCGACCTGACCCCAATTTATCAAAATATCGCCCAGCTACAAGAAGAGTGCGCCACCGTCCAGGAATCTGTTAGCAGCGTCATTCACTACCTCAATAGCGCATCCGTTGTAGAACGAGTTGACCGCTTGGAACGGACGATGACGCAACTGTCGGAACGCCTTGCTAGTTTGGCCAACCAAATAGAAACCGCCATGCAGCGCCGGTGGGACGACAAGCAACAGCCACCGGCACCGGCAGCAGAACAACCCCGCGCCTCCAAAAAGAAAAAATCCGCCGCCGCCCCAGAATTGAGCCAAAAAGAGCCGGCAGCCCCCACTGCGGTAGCGGAAGCAACCGCGCCCCAACCAACGGCCAAATCCATTCTCCTGCCCAGCTTTGTCAGTCAATCCCTCAATCAAAACTGGCGCTGTGTGCGTACCCTCACCGGACATACCGACTGGGTGAGCGGATTGGCCATTAGCGCCGATGGCCAGCACTTGGTCAGCGGCAGTTTTGACAAAACCCTGAAAATTTGGCAGCCCCACACTGGCGAGTTGCTACACACCCTGTCAGCTCATACCAAAGGCATTTTTTCCGTTGCCATTACGCCAGATAGTCAGATTGTGGCAAGCGGGAGCTGGGATGAGACAATCAAACTGTGGAAGCTAGAAACTGGGGAATTGATGGATACCCTGGCCGGCCATTCCGGCTCCGTGCGCTCCATCACCATCAGCCCCGATGGTAAAATGCTCGCCAGTGGCAGTTTTGACGAAACGATTAAGCTGTGGGAGTTGAACACCGGCGTCTTGCAAAGCCGGCTCACGGATTATTCCGGGCCGGTTTACGCCCTGCAATTTAGCCCAAACGGGGAATTTCTCGCCAGTGGCGGCGGCGACGGACTGATCCATCTGTGGCAAATGCACACCGGCGAACATATCGGCACCCTAACGGGAAATTTAGATTTTGTTTGGTCACTCAGCTTTAGTCCCGATACGTCATACCTCGCTAGCGGCAACGGCAACGGCACCGTTAAACTGTGGGAGTTGGACACCGGCGATCTCATCGCCACCCTCGCCGAGCATTCCGGGCCGGTTTACTCGGTTGCCTTCACCCCCGATGGCCAAACCCTACTCAGTGGCAGCGCCGACGGCACCGTTAAAATCTGGGATAGGGCATCCGGCAAGCGAGTGCATACCCTGGCAGAGGATAGCAAACCTGCGATCTCCCTATCCATCAGCCCTTCGGGTCAACTCCTCGCCATTGGCAGCGCCAACGGCACAATCAAAATTTGGCAGCGAGATTAA
- a CDS encoding phospholipase D-like domain-containing protein: MKTRNVLEIAEFVSLAGSVAGSVAAVFFQQLVYAVAPLSLSLLLNWSNRQRFELQTRQQTTAAISQLNEQLSSLDAAKQQWAEALTSVIQRLEHEAQSIEPGRDISGFLSEIEQLKNRQTTLEKWLAPLQVQLDGLREQFTSRPELEQIENLARVIVALQQYLDRLPPPSAAQLPVADLQKQVERAIASIPAQVEAAGHNLIEEINHQLQVIQQPYEYELVMKRERSHSLLVEALEKAQDRLIVVCPWLRRSRLDDTMMRNFRALLDRHCCVEIGWGQTTDVETPAEYAAGIHQLQQLVREYPDRFKLKGLATHENFLVCDCAFAWVGSHDVLNAGTQRDRPEVGVRTTDPRIIQELIQRFDEAQPLNLPSSRLLPTSLDQFADAEEPAEPLLEE; encoded by the coding sequence GTGAAAACCCGTAACGTGCTGGAAATTGCAGAGTTTGTATCCCTCGCCGGCTCAGTCGCGGGATCGGTTGCGGCTGTGTTTTTCCAGCAACTTGTCTATGCAGTCGCGCCCCTGTCGCTGTCGCTGCTGCTTAACTGGAGTAACCGGCAGCGATTTGAGCTACAGACGCGCCAACAAACTACAGCAGCGATTTCCCAGTTAAACGAGCAACTCTCTAGCCTCGACGCCGCAAAACAGCAGTGGGCTGAGGCGTTAACTTCTGTGATTCAACGCTTGGAACACGAAGCCCAAAGTATTGAACCGGGGCGGGATATCTCTGGCTTTCTCTCAGAAATTGAGCAACTGAAAAACCGGCAAACCACCCTGGAAAAATGGCTGGCACCCCTTCAAGTTCAGTTAGACGGCTTGCGAGAGCAATTTACAAGCCGGCCTGAACTTGAGCAGATTGAAAATTTAGCCCGCGTGATTGTGGCGCTGCAACAGTATCTCGATCGGCTGCCCCCACCAAGCGCGGCACAACTGCCGGTTGCCGATTTACAAAAGCAGGTAGAACGGGCGATTGCCAGCATTCCCGCTCAAGTTGAGGCTGCCGGTCACAACCTCATAGAGGAGATAAACCACCAGCTGCAAGTCATTCAGCAGCCTTATGAGTATGAGCTGGTGATGAAGCGTGAACGCAGCCACTCTCTGCTCGTGGAAGCCCTGGAAAAAGCTCAAGACCGGCTGATCGTCGTCTGTCCCTGGCTGAGGCGTAGCCGGCTTGATGACACCATGATGCGTAACTTTAGGGCATTGCTAGATCGGCATTGTTGCGTTGAGATAGGTTGGGGACAAACCACGGATGTGGAAACGCCGGCAGAGTATGCCGCCGGCATCCATCAGTTGCAACAGCTCGTGAGGGAATATCCGGATCGCTTTAAGCTCAAAGGATTGGCAACCCATGAGAATTTTTTAGTATGCGATTGCGCCTTTGCGTGGGTGGGCAGTCACGATGTTCTCAATGCCGGCACGCAACGGGATCGCCCAGAGGTGGGAGTTCGCACCACCGATCCGCGCATCATTCAAGAATTGATCCAACGCTTTGACGAAGCCCAACCGTTAAATTTACCAAGCAGCCGACTTCTCCCAACCTCCCTCGACCAATTTGCCGATGCAGAAGAACCTGCTGAACCGCTACTCGAAGAGTGA
- the mgtE gene encoding magnesium transporter — MTENNNLSSPLQAMSRRELRELVRSQMQALLEQGDFKGAKAILVPVQPPDIAEAIEGLPEAMQVIAFRLLSKDEATEVYEHLDSSVQQLLLEDFKRQEVLDIVDKMSPDDRARLFDELPATVVRRLGEQLSPSEWQATALLLGYEAGTAGRIMTPEYISLKESFTVSQTLERIRALAPVTEIVYYLYITDTARRLTGILSLRDLVTSQPDQTIGEIMTREVVSVNTSDDQEEVARLIQRYDFLAVPVVDREQRLVGIITVDDVIDILEEETTKDIYALGGVQSDGDNYFQTDLITVARRRVLWLLVLLLTNTVTGTIIKSQEGLLQQVVSLAAFIPLLVGTGGNVGAQSSTVVIRGLNTDEIRAMGPVQVVIREAMAGALLGGMLGAIATVWASFLQESVLVAITVGISLVAIAILASIAGSALPFIFRAFKLDPALMSAPFITTAVDVLGVVIYFNLARLILRL; from the coding sequence TTGACAGAAAATAACAATCTATCCTCTCCCCTCCAGGCCATGTCGCGGCGCGAACTGCGGGAGTTAGTGAGATCGCAGATGCAAGCGCTGCTAGAACAAGGCGACTTCAAAGGCGCGAAAGCGATTTTAGTGCCGGTGCAGCCGCCAGATATCGCAGAAGCTATCGAAGGCTTGCCAGAAGCGATGCAAGTCATTGCTTTCCGCTTGCTTTCAAAAGACGAAGCCACTGAAGTTTATGAACATCTCGACTCCAGCGTGCAACAACTGCTGCTGGAGGACTTCAAGCGCCAGGAAGTGCTTGACATTGTCGATAAAATGTCGCCCGATGACCGAGCGCGGCTGTTTGATGAACTGCCGGCAACCGTTGTTCGGCGTTTAGGCGAACAACTATCGCCATCGGAATGGCAAGCAACCGCACTGCTATTAGGCTATGAAGCCGGCACAGCAGGACGGATCATGACGCCAGAGTATATCTCGCTCAAAGAAAGCTTCACCGTCAGCCAAACCCTGGAACGCATTCGCGCCTTAGCGCCCGTTACAGAAATCGTTTATTACCTATATATCACCGATACCGCCCGCCGGCTCACCGGCATTCTGTCCCTGCGGGATCTCGTCACCTCCCAGCCAGACCAGACAATTGGGGAAATTATGACCCGCGAGGTTGTCTCAGTCAACACCAGTGATGACCAAGAAGAAGTTGCCCGACTCATCCAGCGCTATGACTTTTTAGCAGTGCCGGTGGTAGATCGCGAACAACGGCTGGTGGGCATTATCACCGTTGATGACGTGATCGATATCTTAGAAGAAGAAACCACCAAAGATATTTATGCCTTGGGTGGCGTGCAGTCCGACGGAGACAATTATTTCCAGACCGATTTAATTACCGTCGCCCGTAGACGAGTGCTCTGGCTGTTAGTCTTGCTACTAACAAATACCGTCACAGGCACTATTATCAAATCACAAGAAGGGCTTTTGCAGCAGGTGGTGTCGCTGGCGGCGTTTATCCCCCTACTCGTAGGCACCGGCGGCAACGTCGGGGCGCAGTCCTCCACAGTCGTGATTCGGGGTTTGAATACCGATGAAATTCGCGCAATGGGACCCGTCCAGGTCGTTATCCGAGAAGCAATGGCTGGGGCATTACTAGGGGGAATGCTGGGGGCGATCGCAACCGTGTGGGCAAGCTTCCTACAAGAAAGTGTGTTGGTCGCGATTACAGTCGGAATTAGTCTAGTGGCAATCGCCATTTTGGCATCCATTGCCGGTTCGGCACTGCCGTTTATCTTTCGTGCCTTCAAACTAGATCCCGCGCTGATGTCGGCCCCATTTATCACCACAGCCGTTGATGTCTTGGGCGTCGTTATTTACTTCAACTTAGCGCGACTAATTTTGCGGTTGTAG